A section of the Flaviflexus equikiangi genome encodes:
- a CDS encoding multifunctional oxoglutarate decarboxylase/oxoglutarate dehydrogenase thiamine pyrophosphate-binding subunit/dihydrolipoyllysine-residue succinyltransferase subunit, translating to MSDTSQRSSEDFGANQWFIDELYAKYLEDRGAVQPQWRELFTRWESEGRTAKTDVPPPSENQSPSARRAQQEPDNRQSASDQSQVRSDLPPAPPVVAVPASTPYAEKYDLAPSDDAGSASTTKLRGAAARTVTNMESSLEIPVATSVRAVPAKVLFENRAVINNHLKHTRGGKVSFTHLIGYAMVEALVAVPDMNKAYAKTEDGKPAVFEPAHVNFGLAIDLPKPDGSRNLVVPSVKAADTMDFVEFWGAYEELVSKARDNKLSVEDFQGTTATLTNPGGIGTVHSIPRLMNGQGTIVGVGAMTYPAEFAGTSDKALARIGVSRVVTLTSTYDHRIIQGAASGEFLRALEEKLTGRDGFYDRVFTALHVPYEPVRWQKDIEYDVERELGKPARIAELIHAYRSRGHLIADTDPLAFRNRRHPDLDITRYGLTLWDLDRSFPTGGFAGTSHLLLREIIEQLRESYCRNIGLEYMHIQDPAQREWFQARLERPHTELTAEDRLQILRKLNEAEAFETFLQTKYVGQKRFSLEGGESLIPLLDAILDSAADNGLEEVAIAMAHRGRLNVLTNIAGKSYKQVFTEFDGTQDPRSVQGTGDVKYHLGTEGTYEARSGSTTSVYLAANPSHLEAADGVLEGVVRAKQDRIDLGDEGYSVLPVLIHGDAAFAGQGVVTETLNYSQLRGYRTGGTVHIIVNNQIGFTTSPSSARSSYYPTDIAKGLQLPIFHVNGDDPESVTEVARLAFEYRETFHKDVIIDMVCYRKRGHNEGDDPSMTQPVMYGLIESKRTPRQLYTESLLGRGALTDAQVEELETEFHNILSNAFDEVRESEKETGYGYPHVDTVAGLELPQAQQEDAGTIVGWTSATTPEVISRIGEAHVRAPEGFHVHTKIGQLFERRNKMAREGGIDWGFAELIAFGSLLIEQTPVRMSGQDSRRGTFVQRHATAHDVSTGAEWTPLRHLTEDQAKLWIYDSSLSEYAVLGFEYGYSVERPDALVLWEAQFGDFANGAQTIIDEFISSAEQKWNQRSALVMLLPHGYEGQGPDHSSARIERFLQLCAEDNMIVIQPSTPANYFHALRTQAYRRPRKPLIVATPKQLLRRRAAQSPLEDFTGGTFKEVIGEVEQNLDPASITRVIMCSGRVYYDLAEAREKRGDTTTAIVRVEQFYPAPVDQLKEALAPYSGAELVWLQDEPANQGGWPFLALNVFPEIGQVKLISRPAAASPATGLSTRHAAENKELMQKAFTR from the coding sequence GTGTCCGACACATCACAACGTTCCAGCGAGGATTTCGGTGCCAACCAGTGGTTCATCGACGAGCTATATGCGAAATACCTTGAGGATCGTGGAGCCGTCCAGCCGCAGTGGCGCGAGCTGTTCACACGATGGGAATCGGAGGGCCGCACGGCCAAGACCGACGTTCCACCACCCTCGGAGAACCAGAGTCCGTCCGCACGCCGTGCACAGCAGGAACCAGACAACAGGCAGTCCGCATCCGACCAGTCGCAAGTCCGCTCCGATCTGCCGCCTGCACCACCCGTCGTCGCAGTCCCTGCCAGCACGCCTTACGCCGAGAAGTACGATCTCGCGCCGTCGGACGATGCCGGATCAGCATCGACCACGAAGCTCCGCGGCGCTGCGGCACGCACCGTGACCAATATGGAGAGCTCGCTCGAGATCCCGGTCGCCACATCGGTTCGCGCCGTTCCCGCGAAGGTGCTCTTCGAGAACCGTGCGGTGATCAACAACCATCTCAAGCACACTCGCGGAGGGAAGGTGTCGTTCACCCACCTCATCGGCTACGCCATGGTGGAAGCTCTCGTCGCGGTTCCGGATATGAACAAGGCCTACGCGAAGACGGAAGACGGGAAGCCAGCCGTTTTCGAGCCAGCGCACGTGAACTTCGGGCTCGCCATCGACCTGCCCAAGCCGGACGGCTCGCGCAACCTCGTGGTCCCGTCCGTCAAGGCGGCGGACACGATGGACTTCGTCGAGTTCTGGGGCGCCTACGAGGAGCTTGTCTCGAAGGCCCGCGATAACAAGCTGAGCGTGGAGGACTTCCAGGGCACGACGGCAACGCTGACGAACCCCGGCGGCATCGGCACCGTCCACTCGATCCCCCGGCTCATGAACGGGCAGGGCACCATTGTCGGCGTCGGCGCCATGACGTACCCGGCCGAGTTCGCCGGCACGTCGGATAAGGCGCTCGCCCGCATCGGCGTCTCCCGCGTCGTCACGCTGACCTCGACCTACGATCACCGCATTATCCAGGGTGCCGCATCGGGCGAGTTCCTGCGTGCACTCGAGGAGAAGCTGACGGGCCGCGATGGCTTCTACGATCGCGTCTTCACGGCGCTCCACGTCCCGTACGAGCCGGTGCGCTGGCAGAAGGACATCGAGTACGACGTCGAGCGAGAGCTGGGCAAACCCGCTCGCATTGCTGAGCTGATCCACGCCTACCGGTCCCGCGGCCACCTGATCGCGGACACGGACCCCCTGGCATTCCGCAACCGTCGTCATCCCGACCTCGATATCACTCGGTACGGGCTCACCCTGTGGGATCTCGACCGGTCGTTCCCGACGGGCGGTTTCGCGGGAACATCCCACCTCCTGCTGCGCGAGATCATCGAGCAGCTGCGCGAATCGTACTGCCGCAACATCGGCCTCGAGTACATGCATATCCAGGATCCGGCTCAGCGCGAGTGGTTCCAGGCCAGGCTCGAACGCCCACACACGGAGCTGACGGCGGAGGACCGCCTGCAGATCCTCCGCAAGCTCAACGAGGCCGAGGCTTTCGAAACCTTCCTCCAGACGAAGTATGTGGGCCAGAAGCGGTTCTCCCTCGAGGGCGGAGAGTCGCTGATCCCGCTGCTCGATGCGATCCTCGACTCCGCGGCCGATAACGGCCTCGAAGAGGTCGCGATCGCCATGGCGCACCGCGGCCGCCTCAACGTTCTCACGAACATTGCCGGCAAGTCGTACAAGCAGGTGTTCACCGAGTTCGACGGCACGCAGGATCCGCGCTCCGTCCAGGGCACGGGAGATGTCAAATACCACCTGGGGACAGAGGGCACGTATGAGGCTCGATCCGGGTCGACGACGTCTGTCTACCTGGCCGCCAACCCCTCGCACCTCGAGGCTGCCGATGGCGTTCTCGAGGGCGTCGTGCGAGCCAAGCAGGACCGTATCGACCTGGGCGATGAAGGATACTCGGTCCTTCCCGTCCTCATCCACGGTGATGCGGCGTTCGCGGGTCAGGGTGTGGTGACCGAGACCCTCAACTATTCCCAGCTGCGCGGCTACCGCACGGGCGGCACAGTCCACATCATCGTCAACAACCAGATCGGATTCACGACCTCCCCGTCCTCCGCACGTTCGTCGTACTACCCGACTGACATCGCGAAGGGCCTGCAGCTTCCGATCTTCCACGTGAACGGGGACGATCCGGAGTCCGTCACCGAGGTGGCTCGTCTCGCGTTCGAGTACCGGGAGACGTTCCACAAGGATGTCATCATCGATATGGTGTGTTACCGCAAGCGCGGCCACAACGAGGGTGACGATCCGTCGATGACGCAGCCCGTCATGTACGGCCTTATCGAATCCAAGCGCACGCCGCGTCAGCTGTACACGGAGTCGTTGCTGGGCAGGGGCGCCCTGACCGACGCCCAGGTCGAGGAGCTGGAGACAGAATTCCACAACATCCTGTCGAACGCGTTCGATGAGGTGCGGGAGTCGGAGAAGGAGACCGGATACGGCTATCCCCACGTCGACACTGTCGCAGGCCTCGAACTGCCCCAGGCTCAGCAGGAAGATGCTGGCACGATCGTGGGATGGACGTCGGCGACGACGCCCGAAGTCATATCCCGCATCGGCGAAGCACACGTGCGCGCACCCGAAGGGTTCCATGTCCACACGAAGATCGGGCAGCTGTTCGAACGCCGCAACAAGATGGCACGAGAGGGCGGGATCGACTGGGGCTTCGCTGAGCTCATCGCCTTCGGTTCGCTCCTGATCGAACAGACCCCTGTCCGCATGTCGGGCCAGGACTCGCGGCGCGGCACGTTCGTCCAACGGCACGCAACCGCCCACGATGTGTCGACCGGAGCGGAGTGGACGCCCCTGCGCCACCTCACGGAGGACCAGGCGAAGCTGTGGATCTACGACTCGTCGCTGTCCGAGTATGCTGTTCTCGGCTTCGAATACGGCTACTCCGTCGAGCGTCCCGATGCTCTCGTCCTCTGGGAGGCCCAGTTCGGAGACTTCGCCAACGGAGCCCAGACAATCATCGATGAGTTCATCTCCTCAGCGGAGCAGAAGTGGAACCAGCGTTCCGCCCTCGTCATGCTCCTCCCCCACGGCTACGAAGGCCAGGGCCCGGATCACTCGTCTGCCCGGATCGAACGGTTCCTCCAGCTGTGCGCGGAAGACAACATGATCGTCATCCAGCCGTCCACTCCCGCGAACTACTTCCACGCCCTGCGCACCCAGGCGTACAGGCGGCCCCGCAAGCCCCTCATCGTCGCCACCCCCAAGCAGCTCCTGCGCCGCAGGGCGGCCCAGTCCCCGCTCGAGGACTTCACGGGAGGCACGTTCAAGGAAGTCATCGGGGAGGTCGAACAGAACCTCGACCCGGCGTCGATCACTCGCGTCATCATGTGTTCCGGCCGCGTCTACTATGACCTGGCCGAGGCGCGTGAGAAGCGCGGCGACACCACCACCGCGATCGTCCGCGTCGAACAGTTCTACCCGGCTCCCGTCGACCAGCTCAAGGAGGCCCTCGCCCCCTACAGCGGCGCCGAGCTGGTGTGGCTCCAGGACGAACCCGCCAACCAGGGAGGGTGGCCGTTCCTCGCGCTCAACGTGTTCCCCGAGATCGGACAGGTCAAGCTGATCTCCCGTCCGGCCGCGGCGTCTCCCGCCACCGGCCTGTCGACACGTCACGCGGCCGAGAACAAGGAACTCATGCAGAAGGCCTTCACCCGCTGA
- a CDS encoding GDSL-type esterase/lipase family protein → MVVGDELVAGRGDARAMGWTGRVFARTDSPIPLTSMVLPVPGEDSARLADRWEGEVVPRMGHDADNRLVIGLGSHDIDHQVSLVRARLNLANILDQATRSHMLTFVVGPPPRNDVPANQLSDLSNAYQDVAQRRGVPYVDTYHPLAQHDQWQTDMSDPGAYTPQQAGYGLLAWLVLHNGWHHWLGLTA, encoded by the coding sequence ATGGTGGTCGGCGACGAGCTCGTCGCCGGGCGCGGGGACGCGCGGGCGATGGGATGGACGGGGCGGGTTTTCGCGCGCACCGACTCACCGATCCCCCTCACCTCGATGGTCCTGCCCGTTCCTGGAGAGGATTCGGCGCGACTCGCCGACCGGTGGGAGGGTGAGGTGGTCCCCCGGATGGGGCACGATGCAGACAACCGTCTCGTCATCGGTCTCGGTTCTCACGACATCGACCATCAGGTCTCGCTCGTCCGTGCCCGCCTCAACCTGGCGAATATCCTCGACCAGGCGACCCGCAGCCACATGTTAACGTTCGTGGTCGGCCCTCCCCCGCGTAACGACGTCCCGGCCAATCAGCTGAGCGACCTGTCGAACGCCTACCAGGATGTCGCACAGCGACGAGGAGTGCCCTACGTCGACACCTACCATCCCCTGGCGCAGCATGACCAGTGGCAGACCGATATGTCAGACCCGGGAGCCTACACGCCGCAGCAGGCCGGCTACGGGCTTCTCGCGTGGCTCGTCCTCCACAACGGCTGGCATCACTGGTTGGGTCTCACGGCATAA
- a CDS encoding 50S ribosomal protein bL37, with amino-acid sequence MSRRGRKRNSRKKKAANHGKRPNA; translated from the coding sequence ATGTCCCGTCGTGGTCGTAAGCGCAACTCGCGCAAGAAGAAGGCTGCCAACCATGGCAAGCGCCCCAACGCCTAA
- the rsrA gene encoding mycothiol system anti-sigma-R factor, whose protein sequence is MTNIDDVARELGAEIPECTCAEVRDHLFELLDRELADEDMGRLRAHAETCPDCTEATEAETHMREIIRRSCSEPAPDSLRAKVVTDLTRH, encoded by the coding sequence ATGACGAACATTGACGATGTAGCCCGCGAGTTGGGCGCCGAGATTCCCGAATGTACGTGTGCGGAAGTGCGCGACCATCTCTTCGAGCTCCTCGACAGGGAGCTCGCGGACGAGGACATGGGCCGCCTGCGCGCCCACGCGGAGACGTGCCCCGACTGCACGGAGGCGACCGAGGCGGAGACCCACATGAGGGAGATCATCCGCCGATCCTGCTCAGAGCCCGCACCGGACTCCCTCCGTGCGAAGGTTGTCACGGATCTAACTCGCCACTGA